In Primulina eburnea isolate SZY01 chromosome 3, ASM2296580v1, whole genome shotgun sequence, one DNA window encodes the following:
- the LOC140826584 gene encoding protein BPS1, chloroplastic-like isoform X2 produces the protein MSCPQGSVRAFLPFGNPLRMILPSRSHMSPKLVSMLNTFEETLAERLKKLIPANKEEVQHLSWMQCAIKSMFEMHTDVKALIAALELPIHRCDRMWTDVYFDTSNKLLEICTVLNHHIAQLQDGLFYLKCAVVELNSGSLVEARTSLDDWKQQVDAKNSRVDQCFSALDYLAHMPDRPNIKQSAKEKVLRQAIYGVKVVTLFLASIFDASFSGSEKKLMDIQVPETYLWAENFTKLQSFMNTELRNIFSRGKATVVNEREAVDASVEKLFLDLQNGVDSVETEVLQTLKLEFEKSSENFALGLDLLAKELNDLFKDVIRGRNDLLDDIRIAFNFMDRSPVNENIGQLVR, from the coding sequence ATGAGCTGCCCACAGGGTTCAGTCAGAGCTTTTCTCCCATTTGGAAATCCTCTCCGAATGATATTACCAAGCCGCTCACACATGTCTCCCAAGCTCGTTTCTATGTTGAATACTTTTGAGGAGACATTGGCAGAGAGGCTTAAAAAACTTATTCCAGCCAACAAGGAAGAAGTACAACACTTATCATGGATGCAGTGTGCGATAAAGTCAATGTTTGAGATGCATACTGATGTGAAAGCTCTAATTGCTGCACTTGAACTGCCTATCCATCGTTGTGATCGCATGTGGACTGATGTGTATTTTGACACTAGTAATAAGTTGCTGGAGATTTGCACCGTTTTAAATCATCACATTGCTCAGCTGCAGGATGGTCTTTTCTACCTCAAATGTGCTGTGGTCGAATTGAACAGTGGTTCACTTGTGGAGGCACGCACATCCCTGGATGATTGGAAGCAGCAGGTTGATGCAAAGAATTCAAGAGTGGACCAATGCTTTTCTGCATTGGATTATCTTGCCCACATGCCAGACCGGCCAAATATTAAGCAATCTGCAAAGGAAAAGGTGTTGAGGCAAGCTATCTATGGAGTCAAGGTGGTGACTCTTTTTCTAGCTAGCATCTTTGATGCTTCATTCTCAGGTTCTGAGAAGAAACTGATGGACATTCAAGTTCCTGAGACTTACCTATGGGCTGAAAATTTTACCAAGCTTCAGTCTTTCATGAATACTGAACTAAGAAACATATTCTCTCGTGGAAAGGCGACAGTCGTGAACGAGCGAGAAGCTGTCGATGCTTCTGTGGAGAAGTTGTTTCTGGATTTGCAAAATGGTGTAGACTCTGTCGAAACTGAAGTGCTGCAAACATTGAAATTGGAATTCGAGAAATCATCTGAAAACTTTGCTCTGGGATTGGATCTTCTCGCAAAGGAGCTGAATGATTTGTTCAAAGATGTGATACGTGGACGAAATGATTTACTTGATGACATTAGGATTGCTTTCAATTTCATGGATCGAAGTCCAGTTAATGAAAATATAGGTCAGCTTGTTCGGTGA
- the LOC140826584 gene encoding protein BPS1, chloroplastic-like isoform X1, which yields MGALSQVGAIRMSCPQGSVRAFLPFGNPLRMILPSRSHMSPKLVSMLNTFEETLAERLKKLIPANKEEVQHLSWMQCAIKSMFEMHTDVKALIAALELPIHRCDRMWTDVYFDTSNKLLEICTVLNHHIAQLQDGLFYLKCAVVELNSGSLVEARTSLDDWKQQVDAKNSRVDQCFSALDYLAHMPDRPNIKQSAKEKVLRQAIYGVKVVTLFLASIFDASFSGSEKKLMDIQVPETYLWAENFTKLQSFMNTELRNIFSRGKATVVNEREAVDASVEKLFLDLQNGVDSVETEVLQTLKLEFEKSSENFALGLDLLAKELNDLFKDVIRGRNDLLDDIRIAFNFMDRSPVNENIGQLVR from the exons ATGGGTGCGCTGAGCCAAG TTGGTGCAATCAGAATGAGCTGCCCACAGGGTTCAGTCAGAGCTTTTCTCCCATTTGGAAATCCTCTCCGAATGATATTACCAAGCCGCTCACACATGTCTCCCAAGCTCGTTTCTATGTTGAATACTTTTGAGGAGACATTGGCAGAGAGGCTTAAAAAACTTATTCCAGCCAACAAGGAAGAAGTACAACACTTATCATGGATGCAGTGTGCGATAAAGTCAATGTTTGAGATGCATACTGATGTGAAAGCTCTAATTGCTGCACTTGAACTGCCTATCCATCGTTGTGATCGCATGTGGACTGATGTGTATTTTGACACTAGTAATAAGTTGCTGGAGATTTGCACCGTTTTAAATCATCACATTGCTCAGCTGCAGGATGGTCTTTTCTACCTCAAATGTGCTGTGGTCGAATTGAACAGTGGTTCACTTGTGGAGGCACGCACATCCCTGGATGATTGGAAGCAGCAGGTTGATGCAAAGAATTCAAGAGTGGACCAATGCTTTTCTGCATTGGATTATCTTGCCCACATGCCAGACCGGCCAAATATTAAGCAATCTGCAAAGGAAAAGGTGTTGAGGCAAGCTATCTATGGAGTCAAGGTGGTGACTCTTTTTCTAGCTAGCATCTTTGATGCTTCATTCTCAGGTTCTGAGAAGAAACTGATGGACATTCAAGTTCCTGAGACTTACCTATGGGCTGAAAATTTTACCAAGCTTCAGTCTTTCATGAATACTGAACTAAGAAACATATTCTCTCGTGGAAAGGCGACAGTCGTGAACGAGCGAGAAGCTGTCGATGCTTCTGTGGAGAAGTTGTTTCTGGATTTGCAAAATGGTGTAGACTCTGTCGAAACTGAAGTGCTGCAAACATTGAAATTGGAATTCGAGAAATCATCTGAAAACTTTGCTCTGGGATTGGATCTTCTCGCAAAGGAGCTGAATGATTTGTTCAAAGATGTGATACGTGGACGAAATGATTTACTTGATGACATTAGGATTGCTTTCAATTTCATGGATCGAAGTCCAGTTAATGAAAATATAGGTCAGCTTGTTCGGTGA